A window of Sphingorhabdus lacus contains these coding sequences:
- a CDS encoding cytochrome c oxidase assembly protein, producing MARSNAKVGLMAAAIAVSMVGVGFAAVPLYRIFCQVTGFGGTTMRVDAAQAATVVATQKPIVIRFDANQRDGLPWEFKPERPTDTVSIGAKDMSIFIAKNLSNEPVTGTATFNVTPELAGKYFNKIQCFCFTEQTLQPGQQVRMPVLYYVDPKIMSDPETKDIEEITLSYTFYPVENPKTVDPTGEGS from the coding sequence ATGGCACGTTCAAATGCCAAGGTGGGCTTGATGGCCGCCGCAATCGCGGTGTCTATGGTGGGCGTGGGCTTTGCGGCCGTTCCCCTCTATCGGATATTTTGTCAGGTAACAGGCTTCGGCGGCACAACGATGCGGGTTGATGCAGCGCAAGCCGCGACTGTCGTTGCGACACAAAAACCAATTGTCATTCGTTTCGATGCAAATCAGCGCGACGGCCTGCCATGGGAATTCAAGCCCGAACGCCCGACGGATACCGTCAGCATCGGTGCAAAAGACATGTCGATCTTCATCGCAAAGAACCTGTCCAATGAACCGGTAACAGGAACGGCAACGTTCAATGTGACACCGGAGCTTGCCGGCAAATATTTCAACAAGATCCAATGTTTCTGTTTTACCGAACAGACGCTTCAGCCAGGTCAACAGGTGCGCATGCCGGTGCTCTATTATGTAGACCCGAAGATTATGTCGGATCCGGAAACCAAAGACATTGAGGAAATCACTCTTAGCTATACTTTCTATCCCGTGGAGAACCCAAAGACGGTAGACCCGACGGGCGAGGGAAGCTAA
- a CDS encoding DUF983 domain-containing protein — MPDIQKQEGQPGIAKAALFGLCPQCGAKTLFAGPARFSERCSSCGLDFSAFNVGDGPAALLTLVIGALIIIFALILDSAVRPPFWVHVVIWVPVTIAMTVYALRVSKAALLAAEHYNRAHEAGRDDVL; from the coding sequence GTGCCAGACATACAAAAACAGGAAGGGCAGCCGGGCATCGCCAAGGCTGCCCTTTTTGGTCTCTGCCCGCAATGCGGTGCTAAGACCTTATTCGCCGGCCCTGCGCGTTTTTCGGAACGCTGCTCTTCCTGTGGTCTGGATTTTTCGGCCTTTAACGTTGGTGATGGCCCCGCAGCACTTTTGACGCTGGTCATTGGCGCGCTGATCATCATATTTGCCCTCATATTGGATTCCGCTGTGCGCCCACCTTTTTGGGTGCATGTGGTGATCTGGGTTCCCGTAACAATTGCCATGACCGTGTATGCGTTGCGCGTGTCGAAAGCTGCTCTGTTGGCGGCCGAACATTATAACCGGGCGCATGAAGCAGGGCGGGATGACGTTCTATGA
- a CDS encoding cytochrome c oxidase subunit 3: MAGAKNHDYHILPPSITPILGSFSALTMFFGLVMWMHPEQFGYGSLVFGLGLIGVLYTFYTWWSDVVHEAHAGDHTPVVQLHLRYGMIMFIASEVMFFVGWFWAWFDFSLFPAPLELVKDAETHAFTVSNLIGQEGAAALMQWPPKGLEVLDAMKLPLLNTLILLCSGTTVTWAHHSLIHGDREGLKKGLWLTILLGLLFSAIQAYEYSVAPFPFGGLNYGTAFYMATGFHGFHVIVGTIFLIVCLVRSYKGHFTPQQHFGFEAAAWYWHFVDVVWLFLFIAIYIWGGWGAPVHA, encoded by the coding sequence ATGGCTGGTGCCAAAAATCACGATTATCATATTTTGCCGCCGAGCATTACGCCAATTCTTGGCTCATTCTCGGCGCTGACGATGTTCTTTGGCCTCGTGATGTGGATGCATCCCGAGCAATTCGGCTATGGCAGTCTCGTGTTCGGCCTCGGCCTGATCGGCGTGCTCTACACCTTCTACACCTGGTGGTCAGATGTTGTGCATGAAGCGCATGCTGGTGATCATACGCCTGTGGTGCAATTGCATCTGCGCTACGGAATGATCATGTTCATTGCGTCAGAAGTCATGTTCTTCGTGGGCTGGTTCTGGGCATGGTTCGATTTCTCCTTGTTCCCTGCCCCGCTGGAATTGGTGAAAGACGCAGAAACGCATGCGTTCACGGTTTCCAATCTGATTGGCCAAGAAGGCGCCGCAGCTTTGATGCAGTGGCCGCCAAAGGGTCTGGAAGTATTGGACGCGATGAAGCTGCCTTTGCTGAATACGCTGATACTGCTGTGCTCGGGTACAACGGTGACTTGGGCTCATCACTCCTTGATCCATGGCGATCGCGAAGGGTTGAAGAAGGGCTTGTGGCTCACGATCCTCCTCGGCCTTTTGTTCAGCGCCATTCAGGCCTATGAATATTCGGTCGCTCCGTTCCCGTTCGGTGGACTGAACTACGGCACCGCCTTTTACATGGCGACTGGTTTCCATGGTTTCCACGTCATCGTTGGTACGATTTTCCTGATCGTATGCCTCGTGCGGTCGTACAAAGGACATTTCACGCCCCAACAACATTTCGGTTTTGAAGCTGCGGCCTGGTATTGGCATTTTGTGGACGTCGTGTGGCTGTTCCTGTTCATCGCCATCTACATCTGGGGAGGATGGGGCGCACCCGTCCACGCATAA
- a CDS encoding heme o synthase, which translates to MTTATRNISLPAEWRDFWALTKPRVMSLVVFTALCGLLAAPGHIHPVIGFTAILCIALGAGACGALNQWYEADVDAKMARTSKRPLPAGRMDREAALHFGIGLAAFSVGIMGVAVNWISAGLLAFSIFFYAVVYTIWLKPNTPQNIVIGGAAGAFPPVIGWAAVTGDVTLVPILLFSIIFLWTPPHFWALALFMKTDYGAAGIPMLPNVSGQRVTRNQIFAYSFPMAAVAIAPFALGESGWLYGVTSALLNVVFLALAFKVWRNEANEAKDMKPEKQLFAFSILYLFLLFALFAIDRILFA; encoded by the coding sequence ATGACAACGGCTACGCGAAACATCTCCCTGCCAGCGGAATGGCGTGATTTCTGGGCGTTGACCAAGCCCCGGGTGATGTCGCTTGTTGTCTTCACCGCATTATGCGGCCTTTTGGCAGCCCCCGGCCATATTCATCCGGTGATCGGTTTTACCGCCATATTGTGCATTGCATTGGGCGCTGGAGCCTGCGGTGCGCTGAATCAATGGTATGAAGCCGATGTCGATGCCAAGATGGCCCGTACATCAAAGCGCCCCCTGCCCGCTGGCCGGATGGATCGTGAAGCAGCCTTGCACTTCGGTATCGGTCTGGCTGCTTTTTCCGTTGGCATCATGGGGGTCGCGGTAAACTGGATCTCGGCAGGTCTTCTTGCCTTTTCAATCTTCTTCTATGCCGTGGTCTATACGATCTGGCTCAAGCCGAACACGCCGCAAAATATCGTTATTGGTGGTGCTGCCGGCGCATTTCCGCCCGTCATCGGCTGGGCCGCCGTCACAGGCGATGTAACGCTTGTGCCAATATTGCTCTTCTCCATCATCTTCCTTTGGACGCCGCCACATTTCTGGGCTTTGGCGCTCTTTATGAAAACGGATTATGGCGCAGCCGGGATCCCGATGTTGCCTAATGTTTCCGGCCAACGTGTCACCCGCAACCAGATATTTGCCTATAGCTTCCCGATGGCCGCAGTAGCCATTGCGCCTTTTGCCTTGGGTGAGAGTGGCTGGCTTTATGGGGTAACGTCCGCACTTTTGAACGTCGTATTTTTGGCGCTTGCGTTCAAGGTTTGGCGCAACGAAGCAAATGAAGCCAAGGATATGAAGCCCGAAAAGCAGCTTTTTGCTTTTTCGATCCTCTATCTATTCCTGCTCTTTGCCCTCTTCGCCATTGATCGGATCTTGTTCGCATGA